The following proteins are co-located in the Micromonospora coriariae genome:
- a CDS encoding D-Ala-D-Ala carboxypeptidase family metallohydrolase has protein sequence MRVNTLKRAAVAFALALPGAAIASVIAAPAAHADGCYTWDRTLSQGRSGSDVRQLQIRVAGWAGYRDIVENDGIYGPKTAAAVKRFQQAYGLRADGIAGPQTFAKLYQLQDNDCTPAHFSYKELDNGCGGSGWSGGPLSASQTKQNALRTMWKLEALRKGLGDKPLYVSSGFRSRGCNKQVGGASDSQHLYGTAADVTSRTSSLCQVARNARNNGFSGLYGPGYPDHDDHVHVDSRRENNSDNSSNTTSWSAPDCGIGGGND, from the coding sequence GTGCGCGTAAACACCTTGAAGCGAGCTGCCGTCGCATTCGCCCTGGCGTTGCCCGGGGCCGCGATCGCCTCGGTGATCGCCGCGCCCGCGGCGCACGCGGACGGCTGCTACACGTGGGACCGCACCCTGTCCCAGGGCCGCTCGGGCAGCGACGTCCGCCAGTTGCAGATCCGGGTGGCCGGTTGGGCCGGGTACCGGGACATCGTCGAGAACGACGGCATCTACGGACCGAAGACCGCCGCCGCGGTCAAGCGGTTCCAGCAGGCGTACGGGCTGCGCGCCGACGGGATCGCCGGCCCGCAGACCTTCGCCAAGCTGTACCAGCTCCAGGACAACGACTGCACGCCCGCGCACTTCAGCTACAAGGAACTCGACAACGGGTGCGGCGGGAGCGGGTGGAGCGGCGGTCCGCTGTCGGCGAGCCAGACCAAGCAGAACGCGCTGCGCACCATGTGGAAGCTGGAGGCGCTGCGCAAGGGCCTCGGCGACAAGCCGCTCTACGTCTCCAGCGGGTTCCGCAGCCGTGGCTGCAACAAGCAGGTCGGCGGCGCGTCGGACAGCCAGCACCTGTACGGCACCGCGGCCGACGTCACCTCGCGGACGTCGTCGCTGTGCCAGGTCGCCCGCAACGCGCGCAACAACGGCTTCAGCGGACTCTACGGGCCGGGCTACCCCGACCACGACGACCACGTGCACGTCGACTCGCGGCGGGAGAACA